ctgcttacccatgactgccctgttttATAGACCACCACAGGGGCTGTAGTAGCTTTGCtcctgtcagggctggactggaaccaGAAAAATGGCCGAACATTTTTGTAAATCCCCATAAATCATTAGTggccagtctctaagaaaatacggggggggggggggagggggaatctAACAACGGCCCCTGGCGGCTGTCGTTCCAccggtaaatgccctgtatgtcagattaccagtcatGGCCTGGCTCCGCCCTTTATACCTTGTTGGGGAAACACAGTTATTTGTCAAAATCTCAAATTTGGCAGTATGAAGATTTAAATGTGTACAAAATGGCAAGGACAGATGAGCTCATTTGAAAATTGTTATGGATATTACTCTAGCATCCATGCTATATACGTAGCATAAACCCATGAGGCCAAGCTTCCCTCCATCGATGGATTCCTCCTCTTCAGATCAATGCCAATCATACTGATCTATGATAATGGGGAGGATTTATGGTTGCAGTGAAGCATGGATTCGCCAATCATAAATCTGATGGTAAATCCATAGCTAAATCATTCTACATAAATTTCTGACACCATTCCATTACACAGTTGTGCACATTACTGTCAGTAATTAAATGAATGTGCTCATCTGCGGCTGGTAATGGATTTGCGTTGCGGCACAGAAGTTACCACCATGAAATGCTAcactgtgccgtgtgtgtgcttgtgctctctctctctttgtgtgtgtgtgtgtgtgtgtgtgtgtgtgtgtgtgtgtgtgtgtgtgtgtgtgtgtgtgtgtgtgtgtgtgtgtgtgtgtgtgtgtgtgtgtgtgtgtgtgtgtgtgtgtcttaaacattaacatgcacatacacttctctgtctctgacacagaaacacacattacGCACTTAGGATAGGCCTATATCTTAAATTGCTACCATACAATAACATCACTTCTTAATTCATCTTCAGGAGGAAGGAAAAACAAATCTCTAAAACCTAATTGTAaataacatatatatataattaCTGATGGTCAGGCCCAAGTCTCCATGTAGAGTGTAATGGCGTTGTTTAAATGCCTTAATTACAATTAATTTACAGCCTTATTTGTCATGCCTAATTTAGCATTATTTGCACCAGTCCAAACACTCCCCAGCAGCGAGGTGCTTCTCTTCACAGCCGCAGCAGGCCATACGGAGAGACAGCCAGGGCCGGCACTAGGCATATACACCGCAttgttattttaaaaaataccgttatcattggaaggttcattcaaaaactttctAATTGTACTGTAATGGCTGATGACTAGAAAATTATGACAACTGTcgtttgtattgattatttggggaaacagcaaaaaatgtcatttgcgtaataatgtggaatgcggtgtagtcaGACCCCCCTATGGCACCACATGTCTTGGGGACGCCAGTACAACACCCAAAAGTCCAACAGAATTAGGAcgtcaagtgaaataaaacaatACATTTTACGTTACCAATGCTTATTCTTGGACACtcagtaaatactgtatatatgtaagtACTCTCAACTGTGCTATACCAGATTTATGACACGAAGttcatgcacaaaaaggaaaaagtgggtgcttgcctagggcaacAAATGGACTCGAACTGGCCCCGGGAGACAGCACTGCTTTAGCTTCCTTttgaccacacactcacacagccagcCTATATGCTTGACTGCCTGGTTATCTTTAACATGTCTGCGAGCGCAGAGCAGTGCTTCACATGTCACGAGGTAGTAATGACACTTTTGAGATGTGGGGGTAAAGAAAATACAAGAATTCAGTCAGGAGTTTAGCATCAAATTCTGGGCCCATGGATGGACTCAGCTCCTATCGAGTTTAGCTCCTGTATCGGCTCCTCCAATTTATATGatattaaaggaccacttcagtcaatttcaatatgctgttgtattgctcacgctgcccttgacttgtcagtacccggtgatgccacatttttcggcacAGCCCTTTCGGAGATATTAGCTATTCTAATGgaggcagagtttgtttacatttttttttttaaaatgaacataggcctactccaaatattttcccagaaggtaccgctgtttgctagttgtctgctgatgttgcataaccttttttggatgcttttgggaataaacaaaaatgtttttttgaaatgtaaacaaacagctgcccccattacaatgaccaggatctcggaaaaggctgaagaagaaaaaaaagaccctcaggtactgaccagtccagggtagtgtgagcatcacaactgcatgttgaaattgactgaagttatcctttaacatgtTTAAAAAAGAAACTAACTTCCCGTGTGGCCCCCAGATACATGGGGCTCTGACCCGCTTTAGCCCCCTATTTCCATACAGCCCTGGCCATAGTGGCAGTGACCAGTGGGAGTAAGTATGTATAAATAAATACTATATCGTTCATTATACTGGCCATCCATTCTGCTCAATTAACAACAATTCTAAATTTTCCCAGGGTATGAATGAGTTGATGCAGATTATTTCTTGAAGCGTCATTCCCTTGATCAGGTCTGACAGTTGAGAGATGAGGGGGatggttaggggggtgggggtgtaaacTATGGTTGTTGTGGTGTAGGCATTGTGCAATTTCTGTATCTGCCCTTTTCCTGTCATCCAAAGAAAGAAGAAACTgttgccagggccactgacaactttcaTTGGGCCTAGGATAGACTTCCAAaagaccccccacccaatgctTACAATGTAGTAGTGAGGACCCATTTTTGggtcccccctctccctgggcccgggacaactgacccctttgccccacatCCCCTGTTGGCTTCTCTGGCTGTGGCCATAGACACGTCAAAACTATTGTGTAAAAATTGGAGAATTGTACTACCGGCGACAGCCATAGGCTTCCATTGCATAACTTAACTGTTCCCACTAAAAGGGGATAAAGTGCTGTCCAACAACCCATGCTTAGTGAGAAAACGTAATTCCTGTCTCAGGAATCAAGTGAAATAACTTAATCTGTGACTGTGACCTTACTATGGCGACTCTATAGTACAGATTAGGATGGGAAAAAATGTGCGCAGCAAAGAAGGCTTTCATTCAAGAATAGTAGGATGTCAACAATTCTGCATTCGCTTCATTTGCCAAAGTCTGAAAAGTGCACTTAATGAATTCAAATGGAATGCATTCAAACTTTCGAAAATTCCCCATTTCGAATGAGAATGGGTTGTGAAAATGTAGACCCTTTCCTTTTCTTTGCCCATTGTGCTTGCATTTAGGAGATACCCTACTGCCTCCATATTAATGAACGCGTTTCACGAGGGGAGTGTTTTGGAACACTATATTTCTTGTGAGCCCGGCTGGATATTCTAGGCTGGATTTGAGCAAAGTACAGCTTTCAGACCACAGGCCATTATTACATCATTCTCCGACTTCAAATGGAAAGGGATGGAAAAGCTACTTTAGATggaagtacatacagtataatgtatgtCAAGTCAGCAAAGCTGGATCCCAGGCCTTGCTTATAATTATTATAGACCTACTTTCCCACTGTGGATGTATAAACCGGTTTAACAACTAGCAGAGCTCTTTTTTTTAAGTGTGCGGGTTAAAAACTATTCCCTCATTGAGTACAGTAACTCAtaatggcttttttttttttaactgggtcacacacacagcagacagacacagtcGACAACTATGATGCCCATATCTGATCAATGTTTATCTCGTGTGGTTCTTATCGCTGACTGACTGGAAGCCAAGACCATAAACCTGTTCAGGAAACATGCAGGGCACATAACCTTGTTTGTTTTGACAACAATCTGTTTTTTTATATTATGTATCTCTTTTAAAATATATTCAGTACCTTAATGTTCCCTTGGCATCAAGTCTAACAAAcagctgagattttttttttttaatttccatccAGGCAACAATTTGTTTGTTTCCAGTAACACACTGCAGCACAACTTCCCACCTGTTATTTGACCCTAGATCAGTGGCCTTGAAAGCACTATATATACAGTAATTGGCTTCAAGTCTGGCAAAGAGAGGAACACaatatcctgtgtgtgtatgtctaatgACATGATGTATAATGCATCTTCACACATTTTATGACTTCATGGCTGCATCATCGTAAAAAGTGATTGCACTGCTTTGATCTCCAAACCCACAGCAGTGCAGGTGCGGATTCACAAATGTATGCTGTCGTGACAGTCATTTCCAAATGTTATTTTTCTCCCCAAGGAATGTGCATTATGCATTATCTCTTGCATTATGACACAGTCAGCCAGCTCTCAGAAGAATGTGTGCAAGGCTAAACAAAAACAGAAGTGGCGGCAGGACTGATCCATTATCAGCTGGTGATAAGACATCCCCTAGATAACCCCTATGCATAAAAGTCGTGAGGCCCTCAGACATTGCTGACTCAGCTGACATGGCAATGTGTCCACacgaaaaaaaatcacaacaaacTCCACAATATACCCTTAAAGTATAATCTGACATTTAACACACATCAGAGAACTTCACTCATGCCATTCCTCTTCAAGAAAGTGACCAGCAGTCTCAGCGCGGAAAAAAACGCTGTCATTCCTGTAAAAATCACACAGGGCAGATTTAAATACTAACAAAAGAAATGTTTATTTTATGGACCAGCATCTCAgtagaaaaaaacccaaacattGCATTTACATGGTTACACAATAAGCAACACAAAACTTCACAGTAATCTCATGGAATCAGTCCCTTCTAATTACTTGACAGTATAGAAACATCATTCGATTCCATTTCATAGATTATTCAAAGCCATTTTAAAGGCcaagcattaggcctacattgtaatCTCGGAAAAATAAAGCCAGCCTATTACTTTGTAACCACTTAAAGACAAACTGTCTCTGCACAAGTTTTATGCTAAAGCCTGCTGCCCACACAATaggctgttacacacacacacaaccacagcatAGCCTATAATATATTGCATATATTATTACTTTTCAAccatttatatatttatgtatcggCATCCATGCCAACTCATTGTGCCAACAGCAAACATCAGGGTTGGAgggaaaacaataaaataaaaaaataaacacgtCAAAGGACACCAGTGTAGAGCATTCATGTCAAGTACATTTCTCTTCCCAATCCAAGGAACAAAGATTCTTAAAGAACCACCAGGACAGGCCGCCCCCCGTGCTTTCACCCAACTTTCATCGCGTTGTTATTCTTTGGTTATCTCAGCACCGCAGAAAGCTCGCCAGAAAAGGGGTGAACTGGCCGCCTACAGTCCGCAACCACCTATTCCAATTTCTTGCTTGTATCTGTTCGTGAGAGTGTTCGCTTTGCGCGTGAGCTGGGACAGAACAGTGTGCAGTCCATTCAAATGGAAATGAAACAGCTTTTCCAagtcctcctctcctgcttccaCTCGAGTAGTCTCCAAAGCGCCGACGCCAAGTTTCTCTTTTCGCCTCTCTTCCATCTGTACAACTCCCCACTCGATGTCGTTTCGGATGGACTTCAACGCAACGTAATCACCATACATGTCCGCGTCTTCATAGTAAGTGGCAGAGCCATTAGTCGTGGTCCGTAACGGGTTaacatccttctcctcttccagTGGCACGTCCCTGAGTAGACTGGGGACCATTACAGTCTGATCCATGTTATTCACAGCGCCTATGAAGCGGTTCATGGCGTTGAACAACGAGTTCTTTTGGTTGTAGGAATCCGTGATTTGCATCATCGTGTCTAGTCGATGTTCGATTCACTTCAGACGGACAAACAGGGTAGAGCTAGTAGCCTAGTTTCAATCTCACAGCAACGAAGCGACCCGGCGCAGAGCAGGCAGACTGTTCGCCTGAAGGGATAACGTGAGATAGCTTTCTCTACACACTGACTGGTTCAAATGCTGAGTAATCGGCTTGGAAGGACGCACCGATAAATCTATCTTGAGAGACGCAGTGTCTTTCGAAAGAAGAGCCAGCGTAATCCCCGTCAGGTCGGCGTAGCCAGGGAAAAATAGCAGTTCAAGTTTGATGCCTGTGCTGTCAATGAATGGGGCGGTTGAAGTTAGTCGTTCATACAGTTCTTGACAGAGGGGTTGTTGATAAATCCAACCTGGTTAGCGATGTGAACTGGTTGACTGTCTGTTGAGAGCAGGTGTCCTTATATATGGGCGTTTCCATAAACTGTCAATACGCCGGTAGGTATCTCCCCCAGGCTGTAACCGGATCGGTGTCCTGAAATGACAGGCAAAAGAGGGGAGTGAGTTTAACAGCTGAAAGCCAGCTCACACACCTACCATTTTAATGAGTGGCTACAGCTAACATCAGCTATGGCAGAACACGGAAATTCCCTAAATTTCCAGACAAC
The Engraulis encrasicolus isolate BLACKSEA-1 chromosome 12, IST_EnEncr_1.0, whole genome shotgun sequence DNA segment above includes these coding regions:
- the mid1ip1b gene encoding mid1-interacting protein 1-B, yielding MMQITDSYNQKNSLFNAMNRFIGAVNNMDQTVMVPSLLRDVPLEEEKDVNPLRTTTNGSATYYEDADMYGDYVALKSIRNDIEWGVVQMEERRKEKLGVGALETTRVEAGEEDLEKLFHFHLNGLHTVLSQLTRKANTLTNRYKQEIGIGGCGL